From one Gemmatimonadota bacterium genomic stretch:
- a CDS encoding HU family DNA-binding protein produces MQTITKADLAKILADEIDCKNTMAKQAVDVLFETLAEAIIEGERIEIRGFGSWEVKRTNARPRARNPRTGEEVYVPARRKVGFKPGKILRDALSTPLKDLE; encoded by the coding sequence GTGCAAACCATAACCAAAGCAGACCTGGCAAAAATATTGGCAGATGAAATTGATTGCAAAAACACAATGGCGAAACAAGCTGTAGATGTACTCTTTGAAACCCTTGCAGAAGCTATCATCGAAGGTGAACGGATCGAAATTCGAGGCTTTGGAAGCTGGGAAGTCAAACGCACCAATGCCCGTCCTCGCGCACGCAATCCCCGAACGGGTGAAGAAGTCTATGTACCTGCGCGACGCAAAGTGGGGTTCAAACCCGGCAAAATACTTCGAGACGCCCTTTCAACCCCCCTCAAAGATCTGGAATGA
- the dnaG gene encoding DNA primase translates to MPRIPETIIDQVRLSIDIVDVVGDHVALTRRGKNFVGLCPFHDDSTPSLNVSQEKQIYKCFACGAGGNSFTFLRDIENISFIEAVRQLADRAGIALPDAKPADPDQQEVFDQLYRTNELAVKYFHHLLTQDEKAADAMAYLKNRGINRDVIDAFSLGYAPNQWDGFLQVATRRGFSPQILERAGLVLQRQTGGGFYDRFRNRITFPIHAATGRPVAFGARALDPNEQAKYINSPETPVYNKSATLYGLWRDRDAIRDAGTALVVEGYMDLIALSQYGIENAVASSGTALTPDHARLLRRYAPKTILIFDGDTAGATAAMRGIGSLFEVGLEVRVVTLPEDHDPDSYVRAHGPDGLLRLTENAAPAIDFLIEQLAQRDDLSTVDGKTRTAHALAELVGRITDNARKQFLTKDIAEKIGIDEEILIGIAQTQRRSTRPQNGQPEPESYDTRPRSERELLTYLMQHPETADTVLQQISPDNFTNSAYRQIATMIARNRQQKQSIEAAHLINQCNDARLSRILTDLSLEIGIENPNIDVPIQDYIHKFQLKSLESEIELLEKQLRQPLSPDDLRATLEKHRHLTGQRKAMAEPKQLL, encoded by the coding sequence ATGCCGCGCATTCCAGAAACGATCATCGATCAAGTGCGCCTGTCCATCGACATAGTCGATGTTGTAGGCGATCACGTTGCACTGACCCGCCGGGGCAAAAATTTTGTCGGCCTGTGTCCTTTCCACGACGATTCCACACCCTCCCTGAACGTCTCACAAGAAAAACAAATCTACAAGTGTTTCGCCTGCGGCGCGGGCGGCAACAGCTTTACATTTCTGCGCGACATAGAAAACATCAGCTTTATCGAAGCCGTTCGCCAACTCGCCGATCGCGCGGGCATAGCCCTGCCCGATGCAAAACCCGCAGACCCGGACCAGCAGGAAGTCTTTGATCAACTCTACCGCACCAATGAACTCGCGGTCAAATATTTTCACCACCTGCTCACGCAAGACGAGAAAGCCGCCGATGCAATGGCCTACCTCAAAAATCGCGGCATAAACCGCGACGTGATCGATGCCTTTTCCCTCGGTTACGCGCCCAATCAATGGGATGGCTTCTTGCAAGTCGCCACCCGTCGGGGCTTCTCACCTCAAATACTCGAACGCGCCGGACTCGTCTTACAAAGGCAAACAGGAGGCGGTTTTTACGACCGCTTTCGCAATCGCATCACCTTTCCCATTCACGCCGCCACAGGACGCCCGGTCGCTTTTGGCGCGCGCGCCCTTGACCCCAACGAACAGGCCAAATACATCAACTCGCCCGAAACACCTGTGTACAACAAAAGTGCCACCCTGTACGGCTTGTGGCGCGATAGAGACGCCATTCGCGATGCGGGAACAGCACTCGTTGTAGAAGGGTACATGGACCTCATTGCCCTATCGCAGTACGGCATTGAAAACGCGGTCGCATCCTCGGGAACGGCACTCACCCCCGACCACGCGCGCCTGCTCAGGCGTTACGCGCCCAAAACCATACTCATCTTTGACGGCGACACCGCCGGAGCAACCGCTGCAATGCGGGGGATCGGATCGCTCTTTGAAGTGGGCCTCGAGGTGCGCGTTGTCACCCTGCCTGAAGACCACGACCCCGACAGCTATGTGCGCGCCCATGGACCCGACGGCCTTCTGCGCCTCACCGAAAACGCCGCACCTGCCATCGACTTCCTCATAGAACAACTTGCCCAACGCGACGACCTCTCCACCGTAGATGGCAAAACCCGGACAGCACACGCATTGGCCGAACTCGTTGGGCGCATCACAGACAACGCACGCAAACAATTTCTCACCAAAGACATCGCCGAAAAAATCGGGATAGATGAAGAAATCCTCATTGGCATTGCCCAAACGCAACGCCGCTCCACAAGACCGCAAAATGGACAACCAGAACCCGAATCTTATGATACACGGCCCCGTTCTGAACGCGAATTGCTCACCTACCTGATGCAACATCCCGAAACCGCCGATACAGTACTCCAGCAAATTTCTCCCGACAACTTTACAAACAGCGCCTATCGACAAATTGCCACCATGATTGCCCGCAACCGACAGCAAAAACAATCCATTGAAGCCGCGCACCTCATCAATCAGTGCAACGATGCTCGCTTAAGTCGCATATTGACCGACCTATCTCTGGAAATCGGGATTGAGAATCCCAATATCGATGTTCCCATTCAAGATTATATTCACAAGTTCCAGCTCAAAAGTCTCGAAAGCGAAATCGAACTGCTCGAAAAGCAATTGCGCCAACCGCTTTCTCCCGACGACCTGCGCGCCACACTGGAAAAACACCGCCACCTCACCGGCCAGCGCAAAGCGATGGCTGAGCCAAAACAACTTCTATAG